The nucleotide sequence GTGGACATCAAACCCCACGAATCGGATATTATTCTCCATCGACCGGCTCCTTTCGTTTGTAGCCCTGCGCTACCTTTCTCCAACTCGCAGCGTAACCTACGATATCTGCGAATCGGAGCCGGTCGTTCCATACTGACTAGAATCCTTTGTCACATTTTCAAGACGGGCCGAAAGCGCACCTTGCCCCTCATCGAACGACGGGCACTTTCTCGTCGTTCCGATGCGTGGAATGTCATTCGATCGATAGCTGGATGCGATATTTGGTTCCACCGTTGGAGGCCTTGCGTTCCCGGCGGTTGCGTGAAAATTCCAGCAACGGCCGTCATCGTACACGGCATTTTGTCGAAAAGCGCGTTAACCCGATGTTTCGGGAATCAACGGAAAGATCGGCAGTGGCGCAGTCAGCCGTTCGTGTTTAGCGGCGCAGGTTTCATGCCCGAGATCACGGCATAGATGAGGTTGCGGTAGGAACAGGAGACCTCGACGAATCCCGACTCACGCATCCATGCAAGCTGCTGTCCCACCGTCGCCGGCAGGTCCCGTTGCATCCGCTCGAGCGCCGCGCTCAGGTCGCGCTCGGTCGCCTTCAGCTCGCGCGCCCGCTTGATCCACGTCTCGCGCGAGCGGCGATCGATCGCCGCCGTCTCGCCCGCGACCTGGTCGGCATTGATGAAGACGCCGCCCGCCGTGAGGTACTTGAAGATGTCGGCGAAGAGATGGCGCTTGCCGCTGTCGGGCAGATGATGCAACGCCAGCGCCGACACCACCGCGTCATAGGATTTCGCGGGCGCTGCCGCGGTGAAATCCGCGGTCACGAAGCGCGCGCGCCGGCCAAGCGGCTTCAGCCGCTGGCGCGCGATCGTCATCATCTCGGGCGTAAGGTCGAACAGCGTGAGCTGGGCCTTCGGGAACATCGCGGCGATCATTCCTGATAAGAATCCGGTGCCCGAACCGAGGTCGAGCAACTCGAACCGGTCCGCGGTCGCGAAGGGCAGCAGGTCGAGCGCCGCGCGATGGAAATCATCGAAGCACGGGACAAGCTTGCGAAGCGCGCGATCGTGCGCTTCGGGGCCGGATGCGGAGGCTTTGCGAACCGCCTGAACCATCGACAGAAGCCTAGCAACCCGGACCGCGTTCGGGCGAACGGAATTTCGTGCGCAATCCGCGCCGATTTCCGCGTCGAGCGCGCTCATTTGACACGGTCGAGGGCGGAGTGAATATCCTTTCGGCATCCCCAAAGACGCGGAGGGCGTATGGCGACCGTTAGGCTTATCGAGTACGGCGAGGCGAGCGCGGAGGTCCGGGCCGTCTATGACGACATCATGGCGGCGCGCAAGACCGATTGGGTAAACAATTTCTGGAAGGCGCTCGCCAATCATCCGCCGACGCTCAGACGCACCTGGGACAGCATCAAGGAAGTGATGGCGCCGGGCGCGCTCGACCGCTTGACCAAGGAGATGCTCTACATCGCGGTCAGCGCGACCAA is from Candidatus Binataceae bacterium and encodes:
- a CDS encoding methyltransferase domain-containing protein, with the translated sequence MVQAVRKASASGPEAHDRALRKLVPCFDDFHRAALDLLPFATADRFELLDLGSGTGFLSGMIAAMFPKAQLTLFDLTPEMMTIARQRLKPLGRRARFVTADFTAAAPAKSYDAVVSALALHHLPDSGKRHLFADIFKYLTAGGVFINADQVAGETAAIDRRSRETWIKRARELKATERDLSAALERMQRDLPATVGQQLAWMRESGFVEVSCSYRNLIYAVISGMKPAPLNTNG
- a CDS encoding carboxymuconolactone decarboxylase family protein, translated to MATVRLIEYGEASAEVRAVYDDIMAARKTDWVNNFWKALANHPPTLRRTWDSIKEVMAPGALDRLTKEMLYIAVSATNGCEYCVRSHTAGARKAGMSEAMLGELMAVVGMANETNALANGYQVEVDDAFK